A single region of the Nicotiana sylvestris chromosome 6, ASM39365v2, whole genome shotgun sequence genome encodes:
- the LOC138871876 gene encoding uncharacterized mitochondrial protein AtMg00810-like encodes MAQPPGFVHPQFPTHVCKLSKSLYCLKQAPRAWYNKLHQFLFTVGFTITKTDVSLSIYTHGDIVAYLLVYVDDIVLTGNNISFIDSFVRALGSAFSIRDLGPLHYFLGVQVHRDNTGIWLSQSQYIHGILTRARMLHCKPLSTPMATNVKLYKGDSSSFVDPSLYRQVVGALQYLALTRPDISFVLQAFPDSQWAGSIDDRKSTGGYAICFGPKLISSSSKKQRTVARSYTESEYKAFADAAAELTWIQSLMLELVSDIEKEKNCRFKQRKETQGKRLVSIRTSVAKCENQEPLGCL; translated from the exons ATGGCTCAACCCCCAGGTTTTGTTCATCCCCAATTCCCTACTCATGTTTGCAAGCTTAGCAAATCTCTTTATTGTCTTAAGCAAGCACCAAGGGCTTGGTACAACAAGCTTCATCAGTTTCTCTTCACAGTTGGCTTTACAATAACTAAAACTGATGTTTCTTTATCCATCTACACTCATGGAGATATCGTTGCTTACCTCTTGGTTTATGTAGATGACATTGTACTCACAGGAAACAACATTTCCTTCATTGATTCATTTGTTCGAGCTCTTGGCAGTGCCTTCTCCATAAGAGACCTCGGTCCACTTCACTATTTTCTTGGTGTTCAGGTGCATCGCGACAACACTGGCATTTGGCTCTCCCAGTCCCAGTATATTCATGGCATCCTCACTAGGGCTCGCATGCTTCATTGCAAACCTCTCAGCACTCCTATGGCAACCAATGTGAAGCTGTATAAGGGTGACAGCTCCTCCTTCGTTGACCCAAGTCTTTATAGACAGGTTGTTGGTGCTCTTCAATATCTCGCCCTTACAAGACCCGACATATCCTTTGTG TTGCAGGCATTCCCTGACTCTCAATGGGCTGGCAGTATTGATGATCGCAAGTCTACAGGTGGTTATGCTATATGCTTTGGTCCAAAATTAATCTCCTCGTCCTCAAAGAAACAACGGACAGTGGCTAGATCATATACGGAGTCTGAGTACAAAGCATTCGCAGATGCTGCTGCTGAACTGACATGGATTCAATCATTGATGCTTGAGCTAG TTTCAGATATTGAGAAGGAAAAGAATTGCCGCTTTAAACAGAGAAAAGAAACACAAGGGAAGAGGTTGGTTTCTATTCGCACTAGTGTAGCAAAATGTGAAAATCAAGAGCCATTAGGATGCTTATAA
- the LOC104231224 gene encoding UDP-glycosyltransferase 87A1-like, translated as MDLPSQIKCHIVAMPYPGRGHINPMMNFCKLIATKHPNILITFIVTEEWYSFINSDPLPENIKYATIPNVIPSEIGRAKDFAGFLRATLTKLEAPVEKLIDGLGPLKPSVIVYDTYMNWVTRVGSRRNIPVASFFPMSATVFDIFHHMDLLAQNGHLKANLSGKQQEQVDYIPGIPSIRVLDLPTPFHGKGQELLDVTMEIFSTVSKAQYLLFTSVYELESSVIDALKQKFTVPVYPIGPAIPYFTSEKDPSSTTSVDEPEYIKWLNAQPNDSVLYISQGSFLSASRAELDEIAAGVHDSGVRFFWVARDETVRFQNNGCSEGLVVPWCDQLRVLSHPSIGGFWSHCGWNSTKEAAFSGLPMLTFPIFWDQQTNSKQIVEDWKIGYRVKKDGKCSITREEISSLLKWFMDSENDEVTETRRRAKEIQKICQCSTAKGGSSEINIDAFVKDICFMP; from the exons CTCATAGCCACAAAACATCCCAACATTCTTATTACTTTTATTGTAACTGAAGAGTGGTACAGTTTTATTAATTCCGACCCTTTACCAGAAAACATTAAATATGCAACTATACCTAACGTTATTCCTTCCGAAATTGGTCGTGCTAAAGATTTTGCTGGATTTCTCAGAGCTACTTTAACTAAACTAGAAGCTCCTGTTGAGAAATTGATTGATGGGCTTGGGCCGTTGAAACCGAGTGTTATAGTGTATGATACGTACATGAATTGGGTGACAAGAGTTGGGAGTCGGAGGAATATTCCGGTGGCTTCATTTTTTCCGATGTCGGCGACTGTGTTCGATATTTTTCATCACATGGATCTTCTTGCTCAAAATGGGCATCTTAAAGCCAATTTGTCAG GAAAACAGCAAGAGCAGGTTGATTATATTCCTGGAATTCCTTCGATTCGCGTTTTAGATCTTCCTACACCATTCCATGGAAAGGGGCAAGAATTATTGGATGTAACAATGGAGATCTTCTCGACAGTGTCTAAAGCACAATATCTTTTGTTCACTTCAGTCTATGAGCTTGAATCTTCTGTTATTGACGCTCTAAAACAAAAATTTACAGTCCCTGTCTATCCAATTGGTCCAGCCATACCTTACTTCACTAGCGAAAAAGATCCCTCCTCGACTACTTCTGTCGATGAACCAGAGTACATTAAGTGGTTAAATGCTCAACCAAATGATTCTGTGTTGTACATATCACAAGGGAGTTTCCTCTCTGCATCGCGTGCTGAACTGGATGAGATCGCGGCTGGTGTACACGACAGTGGTGTTCGATTCTTTTGGGTGGCACGTGATGAAACTGTCCGATTTCAGAATAATGGATGTAGCGAAGGGCTGGTTGTTCCTTGGTGTGACCAATTGAGGGTGTTGTCACATCCTTCTATTGGTGGATTTTGGTCGCATTGTGGATGGAATTCGACTAAAGAAGCAGCATTTTCAGGTCTTCCAATGCTGACTTTTCCAATATTTTGGGATCAACAGACTAACAGTAAGCAAATTGTTGAAGACTGGAAGATTGGTTATAGGGTGAAAAAAGATGGCAAATGTTCGATAACGAGGGAAGAGATCTCTAGCCTGTTGAAGTGGTTTATGGATTCTGAAAATGATGAAGTGACGGAAACGAGGCGAAGAgcgaaagaaatacagaaaatatGTCAATGTTCCACTGCAAAAGGTGGATCTTCTGAAATTAACATTGATGCTTTCGTCAAGGATATATGTTTCATGCCATAA